CTCACCATCACACCCCAGGCACCCGCTTCGGGGCGGCGCCAGGGCAGATCGCGGGCGTGCTGCTCGAACCATCCGATGACGGGGGCATGGAGGGAGGCAGGGGGCGTCTGTGTCGCAGTCGTGGCAGTCATCGCACTCTCGATCCTGGCACGGAAGAGCACACGATGTGCACGGCCTCGGGGGGTGTCGCGCCCGGCGGACGGCTCACGTGGTGATAAAGCCACCCGTTCTGTCCCTTCGTACGGGGCGGACGATCTTCCGTGCCGGACGGATGATCTTCGATCCGGTGCAAAGCGGATGGAAGCGCCCGGGAGCGGCCGTTCCGTGATGATGATCCGGAGAATTGTCGATCAGAGCGGCGGTTGGGGGCCGGAGTTGGGCGTGATCTCTCGTACAGTTCGGTCCGTGGGTTCTATGCGCAATCCGGTCGGGCCGCTTCCCTCCAGCATCTACTGGCGTAGGAGAGCAGTAGCGGTGCTGGTGATCGCGCTGCTCGCGGCCGTGGTCGCGTGGGCCGTCACCTCGGGTGGCGGCGGTGGCGGCGCGAAGGACGACGGAAAGCCGGGAGGCTCGGACCCCGCTCCGTCCATCACTCCGGGACCCTCGAGTTCAGGTCCCGTCGTCGGCCAACCCCCGGGCGGACGCGACGAGTCGGGCGGCTCCGGGACCGGCGGCGACGCGGGATCCGGGTCGGACGGCGGAGCCGCCGGAACGGGCGGCGCGACAGGTTCGGCCACCGGTGGAGCAGGCTCCTCCGCATCGGCGGGTGCGACCGCGGGCACCGGTGGCGGCACGGGCGGCCAGCAGGTGCCGGCCGGTTCTTCGCTCGCCGACTGCGCACCCTCCGCCCTGCGGCTGAGCCTGAGGACGGAGATCAGCTACGCACCGGACGAAGAGCCGAAGTTCCGGATCACCGCCAGGAACACCTCGGCCGCCGACTGCAAGGCAGACTTCGGCCCGAAGAGCGCGGTGCTCACCGTCACCGAGGCCGGCGAGGACGACGCGCAGGTGTGGTCCTCCGCGGACTGCCCCAAGGGCGGCGCCCTCTTCCTGAGGGTCCCGGCGGGAGCGACGGTCGTCCACACCGTGGAGTGGGACCGGAAGGGGAGCGCCCCCCGGTGCGCGAAACCGCCGGTCAAGGCCGCGGGCCCGGGGACGTACCTGCTGGAGGCCGAGGTCCCGGGCACGACCGTCCAGCCGGCGTCCTTCGTCCTGGCCAAGGACTGACGCCCCGGGGGCCCACCGGACACGCGAGTCCGGCGGGCCCGGGTCTCGACGCCTCGGCGGCGACGGGGCATCCGGAACGGGCCGTTTCCGGCCGTCCGCCGGAGGCGCACGCAGTCAGGCGCCCCCGGTCAGGGCGCGGATCGTCGGCGTGCGGTAGAGGTCGCGCAGGGGCAGGGACGGCAGGTCGCGGGCGCGAAGTGCGGCGCTGACGCGAACGGCGAACAGCGAGTTGCCGCCCAGTTCGAAGAAGTCGTCGTCCAGGCCCACGGGTGTGCCGAGGACGGTCGCCCAGATGTCCAGGAGCGCCTCGGGCAGCCCGGCCGCCGCCCCGGGGCCGGTGGCCTGCTGCCGAGGGGCGGCGGAGGACCTGGACGGCACGGGGAGACGGGCGGTGTCGAGCTTGCCGTTCGTCGTGAGGGGGAGCGCGTCCACGGCGGTGACCGTGGAGGGGACCATGTGGCCGGGCAGGACCCCGGCGCTGCGTCCGCGGATGCCCGGGATGTCGGCGAAGCCTTCGGCCGGTACGACGTAGGCGTCCAGCCGTGCGGCGGCCGGGTCGTCGGGATCGTCGCGGCGGACGACCACGGCGGCCGCACGGACGCCGGGGTCCTCCAGCAGTACGGAGCGGATCTCGTCGAGCTCGATGCGGAAGCCGCGGATCTTGACCTGGCTGTCGATCCGTCCGAGGTGTTCCAGCCTGCCGTCGGGCAGCAGCCGTCCGAGGTCCCCGCTCCGGTACATCCGCCCGCCGGTGACGGGATCGGTCACGAACCGCTGTGCGGTCAGTTCGGGCCGGCCGAGGTAGCCGGTGGCGACTCCGGCCCCGCCCACGCAGATCTCGCCGGTCACCCCCGGCGGTACCGGCCTGCCGTGCGCGTCGGTGACGTACAGGTGCCAGCCGGGGAGGGCGGGCCCCACGGAGCGTGAGCCGGCCAGGGCGAGTTCTCGGGTGACGGTCTGGGCGGTGACGTGCACGGTCGTCTCCGTGATGCCGAACATGTTGACCATGCGGCAGGTGTCCTCCGGATGCCGGTCGAACCAGGGCAGCAGCATCCGGCTGTCGAGCGGCTCACCGCCGAACACCACCAGCCGGACGGGGAGTCCGGCGTGGTCGACCCGGAGCAACTGCGAGAACGCGGACGGGGTCTGGCTGAGGACGGTGACCTGTTCGGCGACCAGCAGGTCGCGGAACTCCTCGGGATCGCGCGAGACGAAGTAGGGCACGACGACGAGCCGTCCGCCCGTCAGCAGGCAGCCCCAGATCTCCCACACGGAGAAGTCGAAGGCCCCGGAGTGGAACAGCGTCCATACGTCCGCGGTGCCGAGCCGGTAGGTGTCACGGGTGGCCCCGACGAGCGAGACGACGTTGCCGTGCGGCACGACGACACCCTTGGGGCGCCCGGTGGAGCCCGAGGTGTAGATGACGTAGGCGGGGTCGTCCGGGCCCGCCGCCGCCGGTGCCGACGGCCCGGTGGGTGCCGCCTCCAGCAGTTCGTCGGGGGTCAGCGCGGTGGTGCCGTCGACACGCGGGAACTCGGACAGCCGCGTGACCACCACGCGCA
The DNA window shown above is from Streptomyces sp. Alt3 and carries:
- a CDS encoding non-ribosomal peptide synthetase, with the protein product MLGAQCHAVRVRLTGPPVPEGTLAERLAAAGPWRLWVDDVPAGAAEPFAARRLDAEMRRPAAGVRCVLLRYDDGEADLVVVADRDRLDRGGLRALTAMLAGTRPAGPCPAPAVSRAARPAEGPAPDWGRGEPGSSGHGTHHLDLPPGPGGGPGRLTAALALTLSRYDGHGSTGIVTLAGSLGVAREIAVDPAATLADLTALCEAAPVPVDRPVTAGLLDVSGPQGPTGDDYLPFLAPLFPLTTTLVPLPDGGSRLWFSYRRSHFSPGAVEQFAGHLAHVYELSARAPRTLVGDTDLLDSAERDRVARLGRPREDFAAEGISLLEAFRRAVSATPDAVAVSGGGVSLTYRDLDDRGTLLAAGLGAHGVRRGDRVGVCLERTVELVVTMLGVLKAGAAYVPTDPAYPADRLAWTASDAGLRVVVTRLSEFPRVDGTTALTPDELLEAAPTGPSAPAAAGPDDPAYVIYTSGSTGRPKGVVVPHGNVVSLVGATRDTYRLGTADVWTLFHSGAFDFSVWEIWGCLLTGGRLVVVPYFVSRDPEEFRDLLVAEQVTVLSQTPSAFSQLLRVDHAGLPVRLVVFGGEPLDSRMLLPWFDRHPEDTCRMVNMFGITETTVHVTAQTVTRELALAGSRSVGPALPGWHLYVTDAHGRPVPPGVTGEICVGGAGVATGYLGRPELTAQRFVTDPVTGGRMYRSGDLGRLLPDGRLEHLGRIDSQVKIRGFRIELDEIRSVLLEDPGVRAAAVVVRRDDPDDPAAARLDAYVVPAEGFADIPGIRGRSAGVLPGHMVPSTVTAVDALPLTTNGKLDTARLPVPSRSSAAPRQQATGPGAAAGLPEALLDIWATVLGTPVGLDDDFFELGGNSLFAVRVSAALRARDLPSLPLRDLYRTPTIRALTGGA